The Chryseobacterium oranimense genome contains the following window.
ATAACCAGGTTTCATTTACAACCAATTATATGGATGCAAGATCTTCAACGTATTGTACAGACATTGCAAAGGTTACGGAATCTCCTGTAATGCACGTCAATGCTGATGATGCCGAAGCTGTTGTTCATGCCATCCACTTTGCAGCCGATTTCAGAGCTAAATTCGGGAAAGATGTTTACATCGACCTTTTAGGATATAGAAAATATGGGCACAATGAAGGTGATGAGCCAAGATTCACACAGCCTAATTTATATAAAACCATTTCAAAACACCCGAATCCAAGAGAAATTTATAAAGATAAATTGCTTAAAGACAGCATTACATCCAATGATGTGATTGCTAAAATGGAAACGGAATTCAAAGCTCTTCTGGATAAAGATTTTGATGCGTCCAAAGAGATTGAGAAAAATGTTATGGATCTGTTCATGGCTGAAGACTGGACCAATTATCCGATCGGAAAAAGAGGAGCTGTTCAGATTCCTGTAGATACAAAATATAACTTAGAGAAGCTTAAGGAGCTGGCTATTAAAATGTCCACCCTTCCTGCTGATAAAAAGTTCATTAATAAAATTACGAGACTATTCGAAAACCGTATCAAAGCTATTGAAGGAAACTCATTAGACTGGGCGTTAGGAGAGTGGTTAGCTTATGCTACACTTCTTGTGGAAGGTCACAATGTTAGAATTTCAGGGGAAGATGTGGAAAGAGGTACTTTCTCTCACAGACATGCCGTTGTAAAAACTGAAGACACGGAAGAAGAATATATCCCGCTAAGACATGTATCTGAAAGCAGATTTGATGTATACAACTCTCACCTTTCTGAATATGGAGTTCTAGGTTTCGATTACGGATATGCTATGGCTTCTCCTAATACATTAACCATCTGGGAAGCTCAGTTCGGAGATTTCGTGAATGGTGCTCAGATTATCGTTGACCAATATCTGGCTGCAGCCGAGGAAAAATGGAAGATCCAGGACGGATTGGTGATGCTGTTGCCTCACGGTTCGGAAGGTCAGGGCGCAGAACACTCTTCAGCAAGATTAGAAAGATTCTTAACGCTTTGTGCGAACGAAAATATGGTGGTAGCCAATATCACTTCACCTGCCAACTATTTCCACTTACTAAGAAGACAGCTTAAATGGTCATTCAGAAAGCCATTGATCGTAATGAGCCCTAAATCTTTACTGAGACACCCTAAAGTGGTTTCTCCGCTTGAAGATTTTGCAAACGGTTCATTCCAGCCAATCCTGGACGATCCTTCAGCAGATCCTAAAAAAGTAGAAAAAGTAGTGCTTTGTTCAGGTAAGCTGTATTTCGAATTATTAGCGAAGAAAGAAGAACTGAACTGTGAAAATATTGCATTAGTAAGATTCGAGCAGTTATATCCGCTTCAGACTGATGCTATTGAAGCAATCTTCAGCAAATATGACAACAGAACACAACTGGTGTGGGCTCAGGAAGAACCTGAAAACATGGGAGCATGGTCTTATATCCTGAGAAACTTCAGAGATACGGGAATCCAGGTAATCGCTCCGGTACCAAGCGGTGCTCCGGCTCCGGGAAGCCACAAAATGTTTGAGAAAAACCAGAATGCTGTGATCAACAGGGTTTTCGACAGAGATGATGCTCCCGTAAAAAGACCTGTTACAGCGTAATTAAGAATAATATCCAATTAAAAAAATAAAAAATACTCAATATGTCAGTTTTAGAAATGAAAGTTCCTTCACCGGGAGAATCCATTACAGAAGTTGAAATTGCAACTTGGCTTGTGAAAGATGGTGATTATGTAGAAAAAGATCAGCCCATCGCAGAAGTAGACTCAGATAAAGCAACTCTTGAATTACCTGCTGAACAAAGCGGAGTGATCACGTTAAAAGCAGAAGAGGGTGATGTAGTACAGGTTGGCCAGGTAGTTTGTTTAATTGATATGGATGCTGCCAAACCTGAAGGTGCAAGCGCTCCGGCTGCTGAAGCTCCAAAACAGGAAGAAGCTCCGAAAGCTGCTGAACCGGCTAAACAGGAAGCTCCAAAACCAGCTGCTCCGGTAGCAGCTCCACAAACTTATGCAACAGGAGCTCCATCTCCGGCTGCTAAAAAGATTCTTGACGAGAAAGGTATTGAAGCCGGACAGGTTTCAGGAAGCGGAAGAGACGGAAGAATCACTAAAACTGATGCAGAATTAGCTGCTGTTCCTGCTTTAGGAGGAAGCCCTTCTACAGCAACAGGTGCACGTACTACTACGACGACTAAGCTTTCAGTTCTAAGAAGAAAAATTGCTTCAAGATTGGTTGCTGTAAAGAACGAAACAGCAATGTTAACGA
Protein-coding sequences here:
- a CDS encoding 2-oxoglutarate dehydrogenase E1 component produces the protein MDRFSFLNAAHSQLIEDLYQQYLKFPDSLEPSWKAFFQGFDFALENYGDDDNIQYIQAPASAAPAVQQISQAAAGGEIPEHIKKEFKVVNLIEAYRTRGHLFTKTNPVRERRHYTPTLDIENFGLSKEDLNTKFNCAVETGMKEPATLADLIKHLENIYCDSIGVEYMHINNVEEKDFIKKWLQVNENHPNLSANEKTEILLKLNQAVAFENYLHTKFVGQKRFSLEGGETLIPALDQLITRSSQLGVDEVVLGMAHRGRLNVLTNIFGKSYKQIFSEFEGKEFEEDVFSGDVKYHLGSSKKIKTASGEEVSINLTPNPSHLETVAALVEGICRAKVDDKYKDYSKVLPIIIHGDGAIAGQGIAYEVAQMMTLEGYRTGGTVHIVVNNQVSFTTNYMDARSSTYCTDIAKVTESPVMHVNADDAEAVVHAIHFAADFRAKFGKDVYIDLLGYRKYGHNEGDEPRFTQPNLYKTISKHPNPREIYKDKLLKDSITSNDVIAKMETEFKALLDKDFDASKEIEKNVMDLFMAEDWTNYPIGKRGAVQIPVDTKYNLEKLKELAIKMSTLPADKKFINKITRLFENRIKAIEGNSLDWALGEWLAYATLLVEGHNVRISGEDVERGTFSHRHAVVKTEDTEEEYIPLRHVSESRFDVYNSHLSEYGVLGFDYGYAMASPNTLTIWEAQFGDFVNGAQIIVDQYLAAAEEKWKIQDGLVMLLPHGSEGQGAEHSSARLERFLTLCANENMVVANITSPANYFHLLRRQLKWSFRKPLIVMSPKSLLRHPKVVSPLEDFANGSFQPILDDPSADPKKVEKVVLCSGKLYFELLAKKEELNCENIALVRFEQLYPLQTDAIEAIFSKYDNRTQLVWAQEEPENMGAWSYILRNFRDTGIQVIAPVPSGAPAPGSHKMFEKNQNAVINRVFDRDDAPVKRPVTA